The Arachis hypogaea cultivar Tifrunner chromosome 14, arahy.Tifrunner.gnm2.J5K5, whole genome shotgun sequence DNA window attaaaaataaattaaactatatatatatttatacacaaatatattaatgacTGATTTTGGTGCAccatttttgtaaatttttatatgcaaattgCAAATATTATTACCATTCTTGAAAATTTCTTCTATACACTCACTATGCCTCCACAAGTTATTTTTCCACAACTCCATCAATTTGTAGCTTACAGAAAGGCAAATCTCTCGGACATTGAAAAAGTTAAATTAGGATCATTgctaattaataataatcaaaaggccATATCTATTTTCTTACTTTTCCCAAAGGGCAATTGAAACTAATAAAGTGTCATTAGGCTTTTCTCATGGGCATGTATCTTAAAAGTGTAGCATTATCTATGTCTTGGAACTCTTAATCCCTATTATTATATAGTTTTTTAGTTGTTTACTATGTTAATTATGCGGGTGATAAAATAATGTAAGATATtctctaaagtttaaattttactttaaagaataaagtgtgattttttactattgatttcataggtgggatcaagaataaatataaaaaagaaactattcaaaagtagaagatcacactttactctctaaagtgaaattcaaactttagaggatcaaAATCTAATAATTAATGGTTATTAAGAGTGGAATACTTAGGATGAGATCTAAAGattttcatataataataaagtaGCTATGCTATTGGGTTTTCAAAAAAGGGAGCTAATTTAAATAGTTAGGCATGCGCATTATATCAATTAGACACCCTAAATTGAAATCATAACTTGACCcctaatttaatttctttcttttttatttttccattttggTTTGTTGTTtgatttagatttaattattttattgatgctatagtttcattaaatttttaattaagttcttttttttagttgaatccCTATGCTATTAATAGAATATTTCTTTCAAAATACATACACTTAAAGATctaattagtttttttaattatgaataccttCAGTTTGTAaagaaatatttaattaattctaatattttttatactaagaaaaagttaattacaaaattaaaaataatttaagaatctaattaaaaaaatataaaaatctaattaaaattttaataaaatgataagaatcaacagaataattaaacctttaattTATTGAACTCCTAATCATTTAATTAAAACCCTCGGTCTCAAGTCTCAACATGCATGCATGCAAGGCAAGATTAGAAGCCATGagcttaattaatttaattggtGAACCTTTTTCCATGCTAAGATTCTGTGTGTCTCAAACTTAAGGTAGGGTTAAGGAATTAATCTTTATTATTAtgctatataaaatataattaataatgaaATGGGCTAATGAATAATTGATGAATAGTAAATCTGTGGGGGGACAAGAATCTTCTAGTAATGtcaatacataataataataattgtttagAGCTATGTCTGTAAGGATTGGTACTAATGATGAGATTAGGAGatgttatatataataaataataatcataatgTTGATATGTTATGTTATGAGTAGGTTACATATGCAGAACGTGAAGTAAAATTATACTTGTGTCTTGCTGGGctcacacaaacacacacacacacacttagGATTATATTTTAACAatggttttaatttaatttggatttaattactctgttggtccctatagtttcgtaaaattttcaattaggtccctgcaccaaattttttttcaattaaatcctTCTTAGTaataattgacttaattttatagggacccaattaaaaaaaaatttgctacagggacctaaataaaaggaaaaaaaaatgtagggatccaattaaaaaaaattgtacaaggactcaattaaaaaaaaaaaatatagaaacctaattaaaaattttgtaaaactatagggaccaacagaataattaaacctttaattTGAAGGTATATATGGATAATAAAAATTATTCAGCTAATTTAACCTATTCAAATGACATTCTTGCCCATCATTAGCCCGGATTAGAAGGCTCTCCTTTCTAagctaacattttttaaaaataaaaataaaaataaaaatagaaaagtttagCCTTTACATTTAACATTATTGAATACATTTTGAGTTTCAACATATCAGAATGTAGCAGCTGAAGTTAATAATCATTTGCTAGTTTCTCATGTGACTTGTATTTATACAATTATGCATTTATGCATCACATTAAGAGGATAGGATCGCACATATATGGAATAAAAAGGCTATATTTGTTTATGAGAACATGAAAAGATAAGACACATAGAACATGACACAAATGacagaaacataaaaattaatgttcttatattctatttaataataaattagaataaattctcattttttttattaaaaaaatttaagaaaaaaaatataataataaaaaatataattataaaaaattaacaaaaataataaaaaataagttacattttttgttaatatttatgtGTCTTTTCTATCAAGATAGacataaaaaatactaatttagtATCTCTAAATATAATATTTCTGTTTATATCTATGTCAAATACGATTTTATGTTTCTGTAAACAAACACGACCAAAGAATTTATGCCTATGAATTTTGAGGGTCGGAGGTAATATTAGATgcaattttttttacttaaataagttaaataaaaaataagaaaaaaaataaaaataaggagcTGCTAAATAGAAGTGGTCTCGCTTAAGACAACCTTTAAACTTATTCAAAGGAGAGAGAAGCTCTACTTGATTGAGTTGTAATCTTATCGCCATTTTTGTTATAGTGTCCCACcgtatttgcatctctcataatcaaacgaaagtcaacttGTCAATTTTAATGCATGATATTCTTTATTTTGAGCACCAAcagatcaataaacccaaaaccatcttgatgattagtaacaagattaaacGCCTCCATACAATCCgtctcataaattaaataatatctcgTTGATCCACATCCCAAATTAAGAGATaacctctccaaatagcaaataatttttcttgaaaaatacaattattctcaatcattcccaaacaccctcTTTACCAACACCCATTAGAATATCTGATAACACAAGTAAAACCAATACTATCATCAGAACCAGAATAACtaacatcacaattaatcttaaaagtacctaTAGATGAAGGAGGGTTCCAAAAATCACTTAGAATAGAGGGGGAGaaacatacgttgtaattcaaaaatactcTTCTGAAACAAATACTTGTAGTAGGAAGAATCTCCCTAAGACCCAGTCTGGGTTTTTTCGAAACAAGTTGGCGctaaagccaaagccaatttctCCACTCATCTCAACTAAAAAGCTGCTTATACAACTACAAGTAACCACTGCGTGAGTCATAGATTTTGGATGTAACCCCATACCAATACTAACCCAATTCCAGATCCGTTTGCACATCTGGATTATAAGAAAGAATGTtacctttcagattttgagatagaGGAAAATAAAGAGTCTCCAAATACCACCTACTAACTGATCAGATATCTTGTATCTGGAGGTTCGAATCAGAAaagtgaacataatccatctcattagataactatccttctctcctccaactagaaaataaaaaaaagtttagttCAAAACCCCAATACACCAAACAAACACATCCTTCAACACTTTTCAAATCTTGCAAAAATTCTTCTAAATGTGAGAGTCCTTGTTCCTATGACAACCAAAACAGTCATCTTGGGATGATCGGTATTTGAcatccaacaattggacccaATACTTAGTTGAATGATGAAAAAATGTCCAAAGTAGCTTTTTAAGAAGAGCAATATTTGCACAATAAAGATCTTTAATCcccaaattttcatatttttttggagtaactaGCACTTttcaactaacaagattcaatcatTTTCCATTAGCTTATCCTATTAAAGGAAAATTTCTCATCATAAATTCTAGTTTACTGATGACCCctttagaaaaaaatagaaacctGTATATGGTACGTGGAAATAGCGGTTACAACGGAATTAACCAAGCAAAGTCTACTTGTTCGGTTGAACAAATTTCCTTTTCAGCTTTCTAACTTATCTtgaatcttatccaggacacaATTAAAAATTGAACGGGTCATTCTAGAATGACTAAGGGTAATCCTAAGATACTTGCCTAAGTGTTGGACAAATCTTATGGAGGACACGTGAGTAAATATCTCTTTTTTTGTTGTAGAGACCGTTTTGGAGCAAAACGCTTTAGACTTTTTcatattaatcttcatcccataTACTTTGCAAAATTTTTTCAGAACCATAATTACATTTTGTACTTGTCTCTTTATAGCTTTAATTtacagaataaaaataaattatccaCAAATATTAAGTAGGATATTCTTTGCAAGCTTGTTTGATAAGTTCAttgtaaaaatatgtattaattTCTTGTGCAATTAAAGTGACAATGTGATATATTATGTATGATATATTTTCATggtttgcaatttttttttatttgtttattctttttgtttttttacaaTATTCTCTAGTCTGACTGGTCAATGTCTAATTTATTACGGATTTGAActctatttaagagtttattGTTGGCTAATGGGTTGCTGCATACATAAGACGGGATTCGAACTCCTAACACTTGTGTAAATGAACtaatgagctaaccactagactaaTCCAActagttttttttagtttttttatagtTTGTCCGATATAGTGCATGCCTTTTTTTCTTTAGGGCCATAATAGTTGGGCTTTAAGTTATCCATTTCTCGAGTAAAACACCTTGGCTACCTCTTTATTGTTTTTGGATTTGAACTTGGCTACCTCTTGAACAAAACAACAACCTAATAATATATAGTTGGGCTTTAAGGGATTTCATCATTTCATGCATCTTTTTCATATAAAGCATTGTAATATAGTTACCTGTCAATTTtcgaataattaaaaaaagaatcatGTGCAACACACATGCAatgttaaaattcaaaatatattatcTCATAAACAGTAAATCTATGATGCAGTTTTTTTTTGGCAATATAATTCATCTAGTTTCTCCTGAATTTgttccaaaaaaaatatatattaaagaaaTTTACAGTTTTATTTCTAACAATTTTTCTCCTTTCTAATTTAACGGTGTTCTACGTTACTTAACTACTTGTGTCAGTATATTTCATGCCAATAACACCTTGTTTGCTACATACAATCGATATCTTATATTATTGTCGTTGTGTTGCATTCTTACAACGAGGTGAACAAGAAAAAGGTTGGACCAATTGAACTagtttttaaattagaatattgaTTATTAGTAATAATGGTATATATTCTTACAACTGTTATAAAACAATATTATTCacttacatatataaaatattactTGCTATACTTGAGATTTTTTAACTTCTAAGATAAttcgtataataataataataataataataataataatatattttttttttcattttttactgTATCTTTCAATTCGACGGGTTAAGAATCAATATGTTGCAGATTTGAACTCCATTTAATGCTATGTTTGTTTGaaggaaaaatggaaggaaagaaaagggagaaaagaaaatgagaaggaAAATGATTATTTTCCATTACTTGGTTGAAGAGAGAAATTAGAGAGGAAGAAAAAGGGATGAAAAATAAGGTGAATGCTATGGTGCCTAAAAAGTGGTGCCTATTTACTAAAAAGGgttaaaagttattatttaatttaaaagatataagaataaatacttttaaaaaagttaaaacttACTACAAAAAGTAAGTTAGACAAAATTTAGGCAAAAACTCATAAGCACCAAAAAACTGGCCAGAAAATAATTGGTGGgatcaccaatttttttttctctccaatATTGAAAAGCAAAATAGAGAgaaaactaattctctctctactTCCAATATTATTCCTtcactttttttaatatattttataatataaaagtaaaattgtctttttataacattttttttccttcttatttccCTTCCATCTAAACACATAAGGGAAataaaaattcactcaatttcttttcttttctttttttcctttctatttactttctctctatttctttttttCCAACCAAACATAAAGGTTTGTTGCTAGTCAAAGATTTATTGCATGCACAAGATAGGATTGGAACTTCCGACACTTCCTTAAACAAACTAGTAAGCTAATTATTAAATTAACCTAagttggtttatatatatatatatatatatataattaaacctCTTTAATTGATAATTTCAGTTGAACTTGCTGATGAATGCCGAAAAAAATTCAACCTGTGTTATATATCAATGACTTATTTAAGTATTAAATCAAGCATCTCATTATTGAATCCTATAATTAACAAACTTACAAACGAAATTTAAGCTACTaattctttatatatttatttttagttagcgAAGTCGGTTTTtgtgaaaaatatatatagttatgTAATTAAAAACAcacaaagtaaaaagtaaaaaacatGGCTATAGAAGGAAATTTAGTTAAGTAGTTTATCAATCTAAAAAATGTATGTAACCAAATTTGTGTCATAACAAGCAACTAATAAAAGTTCCGACAGTTTCTCTCTTCCTTAAAAATTTGGGAACACACCAAAATCCATTACTAACACCACAACCTCATGTTCTTCAATTTCACCACCTCCCTTTGTATTCTCTTCACCATTCTTTTTCCTATATTCTCTCTAGCTCTCTAAACAGAACTAGATTTTCTTAACTCAACCAAAggggaaagaaaaaacaaaaaacaaaaaacatcaTTAGCACCCACATTCAAATCTGAAAAATATAGGACAGGATGGCCTTTCGGAGTTTCACGTCTTCCCATGCACTCCGAGGTATCCTGtccctcttttttctttctcttaacTATAATAATTACTTTTACGCAACAGAAGCTATTCGTTTGGGCAGCATTATTCGTCTCCCTTCATGTAAGCTCCTTCCATTCCGAGAGGCTCCTGTCTTTCGGAATGATAAGGAGTGTGGATCAAATAAAAACGATCTTATTAACGTATCTATGACTCTGGATGTTAACTATGTACGTGGCACCATGGCCGCCATATTCTCCATATTACAGCACTCTAGCTGCCCGGAGAATGTCCATTTCCACTTCCTTGCAGCGCACGACACTGAAGAACTTTCGATGGCCATCAAATCCACCTTCCCTTACCTCCATTTCAAGATCTACCTCTTCGATTCGGAGAGAGTCAGTGACAAGATATCAAAGTCCGTTCGACAAGCCTTGGACCAACCGTTGAATTACGCGCGTATATACCTCGCGGACGCGCTTCCAGACGACATTGGGCGCGTGATATATCTAGATTCAGACCTCATTGTAGTGGACGACATAGCCAAGCTTTGGGACATAGACATGGAAGAAAAAGTGGTGGCAGCACCGGAATACTGCCACGCAAACTTTACTACGTATTTTACGGAGGAGTTCTGGAAGGATCCGGAGTTGTCGAAAACATTTGAAGGGAAGAAGGCATGTTACTTCAACACAGGGGTGATGGTGATGGACatagaaaaatggaggagagagGGATACACAGAGAAGGTAGAAGGGTGGATGAGGGTGCAAAAGCAGCAAAAGAAGATATACCATTTGGGTTCTCTTCCACCATTTTTGTTGGTATTGGCAGGGAACATCAAAGGGGTGGATCATAGGTGGAACCAACATGGGTTAGGTGGTGACAACTTTGAAGGAAAATGCAGGACCTTGCACCCTGGTCGCATTAGCTTGCTGCATTGGAGTGGCAAGGGGAAGCCATGGTTGAGGTTGGATTCTAGGAAGCCATGCTCCATTGACCACCTTTGGGCTCCTTATGACTTGTATTCATCTACCAAACACTTCTTTGACGAATGACATTTCATttctttcaatcttcatctttcattCCTTAGTCTTAGAGAGCAAGCCAGAGACAATACTCAagagttttgtgtttttcttttttctctagaAGAGGATAGGGGTGCTATGATGCATCATGCATGTATGTGTTTCAATCACAGCAAATTAGACTAAATTCTATATtttcaacaaatcaaatgaattaCGTATAATTTAAATTGATTGATCTGATCTAATTTAAACCGCACAAGATGATATAATATTATCAAACTTGGAATTTTATTCATAGTATATCTTAAACTATATGCATCTATATAAGTCAAGTTATTGAGAATTTGTTCCCAGAAAGAATAAAAATCCATCTTCTAAGAAAACAAAAGTTCAGCTTAATTAAACTTGAAACATATACAACCATGCACACTATACTATTGCTCAAATTTTCAAATGCAGCACCTATATCTACATTCACAGACCAACCGAAAATAAGTTTGCACAGCTTGGGGTACGGGTATATACGGAAGGCGAGGCAAGGCGAGGAGAGCTGGTCTTAAAGGTCTACACACAAGTAGGAAATGATGGAGCCGGCTCGCCGCTTGGTCCGCTGGCTAACCTTCCACTTCTCAACCAGTACCTTTTTTATGTTGGGGCAGCTAGAAACCACGGTGGCTACTCCAGCCGAGGTTATGCCGGAGCAATAAACCATGTGGCATGACTCCAGCATGGTGCACCTCTTTACGAGATGGGCAAGACCGACATCTGTTATTTGACGGCAGTGCGACAGCACTATTTCTTTCAGCAATGGACAGTTTTCTCCCAACTCCGCCATTGCTAAATCACCTAAATTCTGCAATAATTGTAAGAAAGATGACCAGTTCAGCACTTAAAAGATATCCTTAAATGCATGAAATCTTGAACTCATTCATATATACAATTCAAGTCTGCAAACTGTTTCGTCATTAAAAGGAGAGATCCGAATATGAACCTGCAGTACGCTGACGTCTAAATAACAGAGTTGAGGGCAACCCCTTGCAATGGCTATCACTCCGGCATCTCCAATTTGGTGGCAACCACTGACATTCAGATAATGAAGGGAACATCCGTCTGCTATAGCAATAAGGGCCTCATCCCCAACCCTGGTAATTTAATGAAGCGTTTAAGTTATGCATCATCCGTGACGAACAATACCGAATAAAAATATTCTTCAGAATGCTAATCAATTTGAAAAGAAACTACAGATGAAAAGATGTATAACGCATGTAACGCATGATTTAAATGGAGAGGTGGGGGCGTGAATAAGGTTTTACCTGTCACAGAATCGAATGCTAAGATCGGTTAGTGACTTACAGTGCTCACCAACAGCAACAATCCCCTTGGTCCCAATCTAATAAAGGGTAAAGAAAGCACAAACAATAAGGAGAAAGAGAGAAATGCACAAGCCTGCTTCAAATTAGACCACTTGAAAGTAGATTTACTACTTTACTTCGTATGTATAATAATTTCTAGCAGAGATCTCCTTTTGACATGGTAAACCAAACAGGCATGCAGATGAGGTACCTCATAACAGCGACGGATATGAAGTTTCTTCAAATTGCTGCAGCCAATAGCTATACCACGCATAGCAGCATCCCCAAGGTTTGAGCAATCTACCAGGTGAAGAGCTTGCAGGAACTTGCATCCTTGTCCAACCTGAAGAAGACCAACATCGCCAATTCTTTGACAGTAAAGTAATGACAACTCAGTAAGACGTCTGCCAATAGAAAGCCGAGATTAGCACCACAGACGaaaaatatatggagaaacaaaCACATCATGAAACAAAAAACTTGACCAAATGTAAAGATTAAGATGCTAAACATGTGTCTCCTGCTTCCTTATGTTGCTTCTTTATTGAATGGTTATTTCATTTCTTATTTTACATACACATACATGCCAGTCCATGCACCTTACAAAATTTAGCTTAGATAGAAACATACTGGCAAGATCTTCCAACAGATTCTATCCCCAAAGTTCCAATGTTGTGGCATCCATTGATTTCAAGATGTGTAAGTTCCTTGCATCCGGTAGCAATTGATTCCAAACCCTTGTCACTTAGGAAATAACAGTCACTTAGTGTCAGATTCCTTAACTTCTTGCATCCATTACCGATGGCACACAAACCCCTGAAATTAACCATTATTCAAAGAAAGGAGATTACTGACTAAAGCAGGAAAAAAATGATAGAATTCTTGGCAGAATCCAAATTTAACAATTGGAGACATGAGGAAAGGTTGTGCCAATGTATGCAGCCCTTAAGGGTCATGCAAATGGAACTAAATAAACAATATAGCCAAGCCTTATCTCACTAAATGTGCTGCTTCAACAGTATCAAAACAGTATCAACGTcatatataatatgttaaatgTCAATAGGGAAAAAATTGACGAACAGCcccatttaaattaattaaccCTAAAAATGTTGATCAAGTCattacaaaataaaagaatttgtAGTAATAATAATGCATCTCATAGTATGTTCTAAGAAAGAGGATTGAGCATTGTGAATTTGTGATAATTCAACCATAGTCGTCAAATGaagtaaaatatagaaaaagcAATTGTAAGAGGGCAGGCTCACTTATCGGTAAATCTCTGAAAACTATATAGGGCCAACAACTCCAGAGACAAACAACTAGCACCTACAGCTTCCAAGGCATCGTCAGTAACATTAATACATTGCAGCTTTAGAACTTTCAATTGTGGACATCCTTCAGCCACAGCAAGCACCCCCTGATTGTGGATGAACTCGGAATCCAACGACAAAGTCTCAAGGGATATGCAGTGTGATCCAACAGCTTCCATTGAGAAGTCAGTTATTTTGGCACAAGCAGCCACACCAAGAGATTTTAGTGATTTTCCCACACCTAAGGCTAATTCAATCAAACCCTTATCAGTCAAGCCTTCACAGAAACGAAGATTCAAATCCTCAAGCTGCTTGCAACACTGCCCAACAGCAGAAAGTCCTTGATCTCCAACATAACAACCCTAAAGGAAATTTCCAGTAATTATAACTAAAAATATACATTGTTATGTCATTTAAGTTGTAGAACTGAAGATGTAGATAGATAGAGTGGCAAGCCAAAGAATGTATTGATAGAGAAAATAAGTGTTGTTGCCCTAAGTTCTAATGTCCATGGAACATATTATGTTCAGCTGGCAGTTCAATCGAAGACATAAACGACTGATTGAGAGCCCTTTGGGCCCTCAAAGCTTAGTTTTCATTTCTAGTATGTTATATGTATGGGCACACATAAAAGTCAGCTGTGCCAATTCTAAACGGCAAAACAGGCTATCCTCAAGGAAATGAAATACAGCGAATGGGTAAATCATGGACATCACCGATTTCTTCATAATACATGGACTTACACTGCAATTTGATTGAGACTGCACTATAAATATAGCCACCATGCGTATCGAGCAaggtttacattgaataaatggtTCAATACCTGCAAATCCAAGGCCTTCAAAGAACTGCATTTCTGAGCTAGTGATGCTAATCCATCACTAGTTACATTAGAACACCAGATTAAGCTCAACTTCTCAAGCTTCGGAAAGCCATCCCCAAGAGCAGCCAAGCCAACATCAGACAAACAAAGGGAATCAAGATCACCCTCCTCGGACCCATTATTGACATTCAGATAATTCAGCTTCAGGGAAGAAGCCGAAGAATTCTCCACCCCCCTTCTTCTCCCCTGCTGAAAACCAAACACAGACAAGCTCATATCCAAATCCCAAAACATCAAAATAGAGCTTAAACTTCTAATTTCATCACCAACTCAAATAAGTTAGTCTTCAACATAATCCTTACCAAACACATCCTTTGTAGTTTGTATTTTCTGTTGACACTTACCACACATAGCCTTAAAAGAGACTAAATATTTGTAATTGTTACGAACTATGCAGCAAGTTTTATTTCAAGGGACTAATGTAGTTTAATGATTTAATACAAATTCAGTTCTTTTACCCCCCAAAATCAAAGCTTTCGCATCAATTCCGTTCGATAGACTTTAGAAAGATAAACTTCAGTTTGGGGTTTTGAACACTCACGAGGTGAACGGGGAGGGAGATGGAGAGTCGCTCGTCGATGTGGACATTGGTGACGTTGGAGAAGCGGGAGGAGAGAAGGTGCACGAACAGGTCCGGCGAGCCAGTGGCGCCGATCCGGATGGTGGCTCGGGTGAGGCGCTCGAGGCGGAGCCACCGGCGGCAGACGAGGGAGCAAGCGTCTCTGCTCCGCTTAGAGTCGAGTCGCCGGAAGATCTCGACCACCAGCTCGTCGGGGAGACACGTGTTGATCCAATCGTGGCCCCTCATCGTACAAAACTCGAATTCAGATTCTGGGTTGGTCGCAAAATTGGAACTTGTGAAGTGGGGTTGTGGAAAGTGAGATCACCGCCAAATGGTGGgtgaagaggttgaagaagaagaacaagtgcAGCTGAAGAACCAGTTGCGTATCGTTAGtgtcttcttttagttattttatttctttttttatttttattttttcaatttcggTATTCTATATTTATGCCATCATATCATGTGATGTGAAATCAACATTTCCGTTTATGTAATTATAGTACCATTATTACCATCAATAGTAATTTAAGTTGATGGTGAactatatttgataaattttttgttacattAAAATGGTAATTTGACTTTGAACtcattaaatcttaaattttcgttctattatattttttgttgtttagtttaccaaaaataattaaaaattaatatttaatttacaaatataaaaataaataatttttaatatttaatatttattttaaaaaataattttagtaaatTCGGCACTAAATTAAAATACACCAAAGAATTTGCCAAATATTAAATGGTTTTTCTCTTACATAACTTGAATGCATATTGAATTTCAGATTCTATTCATAAGGTGAAAGTTTCAGCTGTTAATAATGTTCAATGATTATTTATTGTTTTCTGTGGTGGACACTGTCATTGTAGTACTTACTACTTAGTAGCGTTTGGTTGGTGTTTATGTACACTAAAAATATAGACATGATGGTATATGTTTATCGTTTGTTTGCTAAAACACAAATTTTTAATGGATACGGTGACACACAAGtgtatataaaatacatgtttttaGTGTCTTTCACTTGAATAGAGATATTGAGATATAATTGATTAAACACAAAATTTTACATttctattcctttcttttttttgaaatatcAATTATGTAATTTGACCCTAACCCCTTTTTTTCCATTATCTTCTTCATTCAGAGTTTCTAATTTCAGAAAGCCAAAAACCTTCTAACATCCAGATACCTTCTTCctcttcccttcttcttcctccatcctCATCCTTCTTCTATTGTTGTGTCCCTCCTTCATCTTCTTCTGTCATTACCCTTTTTCCTCCATCACTCCTCCCTCTGCCACCGCCACTGCCTCCACTCTTTGTCACTCATCTAGATCTGTCGCCTACCATTATAACAGTTGCAGCGCCGTCGCCATGCAGTTCTCACATAACAGCAAAATCACAGTGGCGTCGCCGTCTGGCTGTAACGAGATAGCAAGTCGCGGCGTCGTTGCAGCGCTGTCATCGTCCACCTCTCGCGACCCAGCATCTCGCAACGCCGTGCGCGCCCACCCCTCCCAACATAGGAACACTCGCAGCGCTTTGCCTATTCGCCTTCCAGTTACTCGCAGTCGCTATTGTCTTCTTCTGTTCTTCTATTGTCGTCAGCACAATCTCTcaatctctttattttttttttaaattttggttcATTGTCACTGTAATTAC harbors:
- the LOC112741122 gene encoding probable galacturonosyltransferase-like 4, which encodes MAFRSFTSSHALRGILSLFFLSLNYNNYFYATEAIRLGSIIRLPSCKLLPFREAPVFRNDKECGSNKNDLINVSMTLDVNYVRGTMAAIFSILQHSSCPENVHFHFLAAHDTEELSMAIKSTFPYLHFKIYLFDSERVSDKISKSVRQALDQPLNYARIYLADALPDDIGRVIYLDSDLIVVDDIAKLWDIDMEEKVVAAPEYCHANFTTYFTEEFWKDPELSKTFEGKKACYFNTGVMVMDIEKWRREGYTEKVEGWMRVQKQQKKIYHLGSLPPFLLVLAGNIKGVDHRWNQHGLGGDNFEGKCRTLHPGRISLLHWSGKGKPWLRLDSRKPCSIDHLWAPYDLYSSTKHFFDE
- the LOC112741121 gene encoding uncharacterized protein isoform X1 is translated as MRGHDWINTCLPDELVVEIFRRLDSKRSRDACSLVCRRWLRLERLTRATIRIGATGSPDLFVHLLSSRFSNVTNVHIDERLSISLPVHLQGRRRGVENSSASSLKLNYLNVNNGSEEGDLDSLCLSDVGLAALGDGFPKLEKLSLIWCSNVTSDGLASLAQKCSSLKALDLQGCYVGDQGLSAVGQCCKQLEDLNLRFCEGLTDKGLIELALGVGKSLKSLGVAACAKITDFSMEAVGSHCISLETLSLDSEFIHNQGVLAVAEGCPQLKVLKLQCINVTDDALEAVGASCLSLELLALYSFQRFTDKGLCAIGNGCKKLRNLTLSDCYFLSDKGLESIATGCKELTHLEINGCHNIGTLGIESVGRSCQRLTELSLLYCQRIGDVGLLQVGQGCKFLQALHLVDCSNLGDAAMRGIAIGCSNLKKLHIRRCYEIGTKGIVAVGEHCKSLTDLSIRFCDRVGDEALIAIADGCSLHYLNVSGCHQIGDAGVIAIARGCPQLCYLDVSVLQNLGDLAMAELGENCPLLKEIVLSHCRQITDVGLAHLVKRCTMLESCHMVYCSGITSAGVATVVSSCPNIKKVLVEKWKVSQRTKRRAGSIISYLCVDL
- the LOC112741121 gene encoding uncharacterized protein isoform X2; its protein translation is MRGHDWINTCLPDELVVEIFRRLDSKRSRDACSLVCRRWLRLERLTRATIRIGATGSPDLFVHLLSSRFSNVTNVHIDERLSISLPVHLGRRRGVENSSASSLKLNYLNVNNGSEEGDLDSLCLSDVGLAALGDGFPKLEKLSLIWCSNVTSDGLASLAQKCSSLKALDLQGCYVGDQGLSAVGQCCKQLEDLNLRFCEGLTDKGLIELALGVGKSLKSLGVAACAKITDFSMEAVGSHCISLETLSLDSEFIHNQGVLAVAEGCPQLKVLKLQCINVTDDALEAVGASCLSLELLALYSFQRFTDKGLCAIGNGCKKLRNLTLSDCYFLSDKGLESIATGCKELTHLEINGCHNIGTLGIESVGRSCQRLTELSLLYCQRIGDVGLLQVGQGCKFLQALHLVDCSNLGDAAMRGIAIGCSNLKKLHIRRCYEIGTKGIVAVGEHCKSLTDLSIRFCDRVGDEALIAIADGCSLHYLNVSGCHQIGDAGVIAIARGCPQLCYLDVSVLQNLGDLAMAELGENCPLLKEIVLSHCRQITDVGLAHLVKRCTMLESCHMVYCSGITSAGVATVVSSCPNIKKVLVEKWKVSQRTKRRAGSIISYLCVDL